A genomic segment from Bradyrhizobium sp. ISRA430 encodes:
- the pdxH gene encoding pyridoxamine 5'-phosphate oxidase: MTDTTSMKHQTPLTSGDFTAADEPFALFETWLNEAIKGEPNDPNAMALATVDPDGLPDVRMVLMKGFDSDGFVFYSHIASQKGRELAANPKAALLFHWKSLRRQVRIRGNVTPVTDAEADAYFATRPKQAQIGAWASKQSQPLESRFAFEQAIAKVAAKYVIGEVPRPPGWSGWRITPMRIEFWHDRPFRLHDRIEFRRDAVGQPWSKTRMYP, from the coding sequence ATGACCGACACGACCTCGATGAAACACCAGACACCCTTAACATCCGGTGATTTCACCGCCGCCGACGAGCCGTTCGCGCTGTTCGAGACCTGGCTGAACGAGGCGATCAAAGGCGAACCCAACGATCCGAACGCGATGGCGCTCGCAACCGTCGATCCCGACGGCCTGCCTGACGTGCGCATGGTGCTGATGAAGGGCTTCGATTCCGACGGTTTCGTCTTCTACAGCCATATTGCGAGCCAGAAAGGCCGCGAACTCGCCGCAAATCCTAAGGCCGCGTTGCTTTTCCACTGGAAGTCGCTGCGCCGCCAGGTTCGCATCCGCGGCAACGTGACGCCGGTGACCGATGCCGAAGCCGACGCCTATTTCGCCACCCGTCCCAAGCAGGCCCAGATCGGGGCCTGGGCCAGCAAGCAGTCGCAGCCGCTCGAAAGCCGCTTCGCCTTCGAGCAGGCGATCGCCAAAGTCGCCGCCAAATACGTCATCGGCGAGGTGCCGCGGCCGCCGGGCTGGAGCGGCTGGCGCATCACGCCGATGCGCATCGAGTTCTGGCACGATCGCCCATTCCGTCTGCACGACCGCATCGAATTTCGTCGTGACGCCGTCGGCCAGCCGTGGTCCAAGACGCGGATGTATCCTTGA
- a CDS encoding magnesium transporter CorA family protein, giving the protein MFSVFVPFESSLRKAVIDDLSVLPESAVWIDLVNPTAVEDKAVERLAGIAIPTREDMQEIEISSRLYIENGARYMTATLMCNSDTDMPRTTAVTFILGDHRLVTVRYDLPKPFSLVEAKLARSCTPAITGEMVLMELLDAVIDRCADILERCGAEIDQVSHDIFEPESERHGHAKQYSQILISIGRKGDLTSKVRESLVSIGRVVTFLSAVVEGVKWSKDMREQLKTMQRDVASLTDHASYLSNKITFVLDAMLGVVNLEQNNIIKLFSVMAVVLMPPTLIASIYGMNFKVMPELEWVHGYPMALVMMLVAAIVPYWIFKFKKWL; this is encoded by the coding sequence ATGTTTTCCGTGTTTGTTCCGTTCGAGTCCTCCCTGAGGAAGGCCGTCATCGACGATCTCTCGGTGCTGCCGGAGAGCGCCGTCTGGATCGATCTGGTCAACCCGACCGCCGTTGAGGACAAGGCGGTGGAGCGGCTGGCGGGGATCGCGATCCCGACCCGGGAAGATATGCAGGAGATCGAGATCTCCAGCCGCCTCTATATCGAGAACGGCGCGCGCTACATGACCGCGACGCTGATGTGCAACTCCGATACCGACATGCCCCGGACCACGGCGGTGACCTTCATCCTCGGCGACCATCGGCTGGTGACGGTCCGCTACGACCTGCCCAAGCCGTTCTCGCTGGTGGAGGCCAAGCTCGCCCGTTCCTGCACCCCGGCCATCACCGGCGAGATGGTGCTGATGGAACTGCTGGACGCGGTGATCGACCGCTGCGCCGACATCCTGGAGCGCTGCGGCGCCGAGATTGACCAGGTCTCGCACGACATCTTCGAGCCCGAGAGCGAACGTCACGGTCACGCCAAGCAATATTCCCAGATCCTGATCTCGATCGGCCGTAAGGGCGACCTGACCTCGAAGGTTCGCGAGAGTCTGGTGTCGATCGGCCGCGTCGTCACCTTCCTGTCGGCGGTGGTCGAAGGCGTGAAATGGTCCAAGGACATGCGTGAGCAGCTCAAGACCATGCAGCGTGACGTCGCGTCACTGACCGACCACGCCTCCTATCTTTCGAACAAGATCACGTTCGTGCTCGATGCCATGCTCGGCGTCGTCAATCTCGAGCAGAACAACATCATCAAGCTGTTTTCGGTCATGGCCGTTGTCCTGATGCCGCCGACGCTGATCGCCTCGATCTACGGCATGAACTTCAAGGTGATGCCGGAACTCGAATGGGTGCACGGCTATCCGATGGCGCTGGTGATGATGCTGGTCGCGGCGATCGTCCCGTACTGGATCTTCAAGTTCAAGAAGTGGCTGTGA
- a CDS encoding SDR family oxidoreductase — translation MPHPTNVPRRTLLLTGASRGIGHATVIRFSSAGWRVITCSRHPFPEDCPWDAGPEDHIQVDLGDPEDTTRAISEIRRRLEGGTLHALVNNAAISPKGPGGTRLGSVDTDLDTWTHVFHVNFFAPIMMARGLIEELKAAKGSVVNVTSIAGSRVHPFAGAAYATSKAALASLTREMASDFGRVGVRVNAIAPGEIDTSILSPGTEKIVDQQIPMHRLGTPDEVAKIIYVLCTDTSSYVNGAEIHINGGQHV, via the coding sequence ATGCCGCATCCAACCAACGTGCCGCGACGTACGCTGCTCCTCACTGGCGCGAGCCGCGGCATCGGCCACGCCACCGTGATCCGCTTCTCCTCGGCAGGCTGGCGCGTCATCACCTGCTCGCGGCATCCATTTCCGGAGGACTGCCCCTGGGACGCCGGCCCTGAGGATCACATCCAGGTCGACCTCGGCGACCCCGAGGACACCACGCGCGCGATCTCCGAGATCCGCCGCCGTCTCGAGGGCGGCACGCTGCATGCGCTCGTCAACAACGCCGCGATCTCGCCGAAGGGTCCCGGCGGGACGCGGCTCGGCTCGGTCGATACCGACCTCGACACCTGGACGCACGTCTTCCACGTCAATTTCTTCGCACCGATCATGATGGCGCGCGGGCTGATCGAGGAGCTGAAGGCAGCCAAGGGATCGGTCGTGAACGTCACCTCGATCGCGGGCTCGCGCGTGCATCCTTTCGCGGGCGCGGCTTACGCCACCTCGAAGGCCGCGCTCGCGTCGCTGACGCGGGAGATGGCTTCCGACTTCGGCCGCGTCGGCGTGCGCGTCAACGCGATCGCGCCGGGCGAGATCGACACCTCGATCCTGTCGCCCGGCACCGAGAAGATCGTCGACCAGCAGATCCCGATGCACCGGCTCGGCACCCCGGACGAGGTCGCCAAGATCATCTACGTGCTGTGCACGGACACCTCGTCCTACGTCAACGGCGCCGAGATCCACATCAACGGCGGCCAGCACGTTTAG
- a CDS encoding fatty-acid--CoA ligase — protein MLGLMQDWPLLCHRIIEHAARIHGKQEVVTRSVEGPIHRTNYAEIHKRALKVSQMLERDGIKLGDRIATIAWNTWRHLEVWYGIMGIGAICHTVNPRLFPEQIAWIINHAQDRIVMTDITFVPVLEKIADKLPSVERYVVLTDKAHMPETTLKDAVAYEDWIAEADGKFKWKDFDENTAAAMCYTSGTTGDPKGVLYSHRSNVLHALMANNVDALGTSASETMLPVVPLFHANSWGIAFSAPSQGTKLVMPGAKLDGASVYELLSTEKVTHTAGVPTVWLMLLQHMAANNLKLPHLKMVICGGSAMPRSMIKAFLDMGSNVRHAWGMTEMSPIGSVSALKPPFNDATGEQRLDVLQMQGYAPFGVQMKITDDAGKELPWDGKTFGRLKVSGPAVAKAYYRVDADILDEEGFFDTGDVSTIDEGGYMRITDRSKDVIKSGGEWISSIDLENLAVGHPAVAEAAVIGVYHPKWDERPLLIVQLKQGQQATREDILKFMDGKIAKWWMPDDVAFVDGIPHTATGKILKTALRDQFKDYRFPNAAA, from the coding sequence ATGCTTGGTTTGATGCAAGATTGGCCCCTGCTCTGCCACCGGATCATCGAACACGCCGCCAGGATTCATGGCAAGCAGGAGGTCGTCACGCGATCGGTCGAGGGACCGATCCATCGCACCAACTATGCCGAAATCCACAAGCGTGCGCTCAAGGTCTCGCAGATGCTGGAGCGCGACGGCATCAAGCTCGGCGACCGTATTGCCACCATCGCCTGGAACACCTGGCGCCATCTCGAAGTCTGGTACGGCATCATGGGCATCGGCGCCATCTGCCATACCGTCAATCCCCGTCTTTTCCCCGAGCAGATCGCCTGGATCATCAACCATGCGCAGGACCGCATCGTGATGACCGACATCACCTTCGTGCCGGTCCTGGAGAAGATCGCCGACAAGCTCCCGAGCGTGGAGCGCTATGTCGTTCTCACCGACAAAGCGCATATGCCGGAGACCACGCTGAAGGATGCCGTCGCCTACGAGGACTGGATCGCAGAGGCCGACGGCAAGTTCAAATGGAAGGACTTTGACGAGAACACGGCAGCCGCGATGTGCTACACCTCCGGCACGACGGGCGATCCCAAGGGTGTGTTGTATTCGCATCGCTCCAACGTGCTGCACGCGCTGATGGCCAACAATGTCGACGCGCTCGGCACCAGCGCCTCCGAGACAATGCTGCCGGTGGTTCCGCTGTTCCATGCCAATAGCTGGGGCATCGCTTTCTCCGCACCCTCGCAGGGCACCAAGCTGGTGATGCCCGGCGCCAAGCTCGACGGCGCTTCGGTCTACGAGCTGCTCTCGACCGAGAAGGTGACGCACACCGCCGGCGTGCCGACGGTGTGGCTGATGCTGCTCCAGCACATGGCCGCCAACAATCTGAAGCTGCCGCATCTGAAGATGGTGATCTGCGGCGGCTCGGCGATGCCGCGCTCGATGATCAAGGCGTTCCTCGACATGGGCTCGAACGTGCGCCACGCCTGGGGCATGACCGAGATGAGCCCGATCGGCAGTGTTTCGGCGCTGAAGCCGCCGTTTAATGATGCGACCGGCGAGCAGCGGCTCGACGTGCTCCAGATGCAGGGCTATGCGCCCTTCGGCGTGCAGATGAAGATTACCGACGACGCCGGCAAGGAGCTGCCCTGGGACGGCAAGACGTTCGGCCGCCTGAAGGTCTCCGGCCCCGCCGTCGCCAAGGCCTACTACCGCGTCGACGCCGACATTCTCGACGAGGAGGGCTTCTTCGACACCGGCGACGTCTCGACCATCGACGAGGGCGGATACATGCGGATCACCGACCGCTCCAAGGACGTGATCAAGTCGGGTGGCGAGTGGATCTCCTCCATCGACCTGGAGAACCTCGCGGTCGGTCATCCGGCCGTGGCGGAGGCCGCCGTGATCGGCGTCTATCATCCCAAATGGGACGAGCGTCCGCTCTTGATCGTGCAGCTCAAGCAGGGCCAGCAGGCCACGCGCGAGGACATCCTGAAGTTCATGGACGGCAAGATCGCCAAATGGTGGATGCCCGATGACGTCGCCTTCGTCGACGGCATTCCGCATACGGCGACGGGCAAGATCCTGAAGACCGCGCTGCGCGACCAGTTTAAGGACTACCGCTTCCCGAACGCGGCGGCGTGA
- a CDS encoding L,D-transpeptidase, with translation MSSLKVKLGILAAGLMLSGCMQATHYEATDTKAFKPKDKELLAKVRYENTPVAEPFRRAIVDYHRKESPGSIVVDSDNHYLYYVLDGGKAIRYGITVGEEAMAWSGIAKVGSMTEWPAWHPTPGEISRLGVPTYVAPGPDNPMGSRAMYLYSGGKDTLFRIHGTNQPEYIGASISSGCIRLTNEDAIDLYNRVKVGTIVVVLEPKHGDSPYNSRLALQGGGSNGQAGSY, from the coding sequence ATGTCGTCGCTGAAAGTTAAGCTGGGAATTTTGGCCGCCGGCCTGATGCTGTCGGGTTGCATGCAGGCAACACATTACGAGGCGACCGACACCAAGGCCTTCAAGCCGAAGGACAAGGAACTCCTTGCCAAAGTTCGGTACGAGAACACCCCCGTTGCGGAACCGTTCCGCCGCGCCATCGTCGACTATCACCGCAAGGAGTCGCCCGGCTCGATCGTGGTCGATTCCGACAATCACTACCTCTACTACGTGCTGGATGGTGGCAAGGCGATTCGTTACGGCATCACCGTCGGCGAAGAGGCCATGGCTTGGTCCGGCATCGCCAAGGTCGGCAGCATGACCGAGTGGCCGGCCTGGCATCCGACCCCCGGCGAGATTTCGCGCCTGGGCGTGCCGACTTACGTTGCCCCGGGCCCGGACAATCCGATGGGCTCGCGCGCGATGTATCTCTACTCGGGCGGCAAGGACACGCTGTTCCGCATCCACGGCACCAACCAGCCGGAATATATCGGCGCCTCGATCTCCTCGGGCTGCATCCGCCTGACCAACGAGGACGCGATCGACCTCTACAACCGCGTCAAGGTCGGCACCATCGTGGTCGTGCTCGAACCGAAGCACGGCGACTCCCCGTACAACTCGCGGCTCGCGCTGCAGGGCGGCGGTTCGAACGGCCAGGCGGGCAGCTACTGA
- a CDS encoding DUF1499 domain-containing protein gives MARRFSAPYQSEPVSSLANWARNLAVFAVVAVVVSIIIVRFDFLEMKPALVTFFGGLAIAGLSILFGLAGFAAIWQNGSRGMARILFAFLIDALILAYPAYLALQYRRLPAIHDVTTDPIDPPRFDALARLRTGDGTNTAVYAGLYSAEQQRHFYPDIEPIELEIPAERAYAITLQLVHKRKWLVIDERAPQPPRRIGRIEAVARTPIMGFREDISIRVVPDSDDSRVDIRSASRYFDSDLGSNAARVTKFIDDLNTAADADALKPVKKAPVIPPKTPAKTVKK, from the coding sequence ATGGCCCGCAGGTTTTCCGCTCCCTATCAGTCGGAGCCCGTATCCAGCCTCGCGAACTGGGCGCGCAATCTGGCCGTGTTCGCGGTGGTGGCGGTCGTGGTGTCGATCATCATCGTCCGCTTCGACTTTCTGGAGATGAAGCCCGCGCTCGTCACCTTCTTCGGCGGACTTGCAATCGCCGGGCTTTCGATCCTGTTCGGGCTCGCTGGCTTTGCCGCGATCTGGCAGAACGGCTCGCGCGGCATGGCGCGCATCCTGTTCGCCTTCCTGATCGACGCGCTGATCCTCGCCTATCCCGCCTATCTCGCCCTGCAATATCGCAGGCTGCCGGCGATCCACGACGTCACCACCGATCCGATCGATCCGCCGCGTTTCGACGCATTGGCGCGCTTGCGCACCGGCGACGGCACCAACACTGCGGTCTATGCCGGCCTCTATTCGGCCGAGCAGCAGCGCCACTTCTATCCCGACATCGAGCCGATCGAGCTCGAGATCCCCGCCGAGCGCGCCTATGCGATCACGCTTCAGCTCGTCCACAAGCGCAAATGGCTGGTCATCGACGAGCGCGCGCCGCAGCCGCCGCGCCGCATTGGCCGCATCGAGGCGGTGGCGCGCACGCCGATCATGGGGTTCCGCGAGGACATCTCGATCCGGGTCGTGCCTGACAGCGACGATTCCCGCGTCGATATCCGTTCCGCCTCGCGCTATTTCGACAGCGACCTCGGCAGCAACGCCGCACGCGTCACCAAGTTCATCGATGATCTCAATACCGCCGCCGATGCGGATGCACTGAAGCCGGTCAAGAAGGCGCCGGTCATTCCGCCGAAGACCCCGGCGAAGACGGTGAAGAAGTGA
- a CDS encoding extensin family protein: MSFSLPDFRRKWSCRGYMSAGAAMVTVALGVSLVLTGTAEARKFATPLDIFGIGTPRPRGTVHAAKKIPLQIPLPRPRPDEAPKGSDKEKESDKASDKTEPETPAGKPSEPSAAERPPAEPQPSACRLALTEEIAIAPSIPAIRGPGGCGGEDLVRLEAIVLPDKRKVAVKPAAILRCPMASAIAAWVRSDMVPLAASLGSTISDLDNFDSFECRGRNRIAGAMLSEHGKANALDVRSLKLANGQSIGLTERTVSRDVRERILHSVCSRFTTVLGPGSDWYHEDHIHLDLAQRRNDYRICQWNVWDPLPQVAPLLPAERPEEAPPREVAAKSETAKDQADEAETEKTAAPADKSPPHADASPPPRKGSANKRATKKRQ, encoded by the coding sequence ATGAGTTTTAGCCTGCCGGACTTTCGCCGCAAATGGTCTTGTCGCGGCTATATGTCCGCTGGCGCGGCAATGGTTACCGTCGCGCTCGGGGTCTCGCTCGTGCTCACCGGCACGGCGGAGGCGCGAAAATTTGCTACGCCGCTGGATATCTTTGGCATTGGTACACCACGGCCGCGCGGAACGGTTCATGCGGCCAAGAAAATCCCCTTGCAAATCCCCTTGCCGCGACCACGTCCGGACGAGGCCCCCAAAGGATCAGACAAAGAAAAGGAATCAGACAAGGCATCGGACAAGACCGAGCCGGAGACCCCCGCCGGCAAGCCGAGCGAACCGTCAGCGGCCGAGCGCCCGCCGGCGGAGCCCCAACCCTCGGCCTGTCGGCTCGCGCTAACCGAGGAGATCGCGATTGCGCCGTCCATTCCCGCGATCCGCGGTCCGGGCGGCTGCGGCGGCGAGGATTTGGTGCGGCTGGAAGCGATCGTGCTGCCGGACAAGCGCAAGGTGGCGGTGAAGCCGGCGGCGATCCTCCGCTGCCCCATGGCGTCCGCGATCGCCGCCTGGGTGCGCTCGGACATGGTGCCGCTCGCCGCGAGCCTCGGCTCGACCATCAGCGATCTCGATAATTTCGATTCCTTCGAGTGCCGTGGCCGCAATCGCATTGCCGGCGCGATGCTGTCCGAGCATGGCAAGGCGAATGCGCTCGACGTGCGGTCGCTCAAGCTCGCCAATGGCCAGTCGATCGGCCTGACCGAGCGCACCGTCTCACGTGACGTGCGCGAGCGGATCCTGCATTCGGTCTGCTCGCGCTTTACCACGGTGCTCGGGCCGGGTTCGGACTGGTACCACGAGGATCACATCCATCTTGATCTCGCACAGCGGCGCAATGATTACCGCATCTGCCAGTGGAACGTCTGGGATCCCCTGCCACAGGTCGCGCCGCTATTGCCTGCGGAGCGTCCCGAGGAGGCGCCGCCGCGCGAGGTCGCGGCCAAGTCCGAGACGGCGAAGGATCAGGCTGACGAGGCCGAGACGGAGAAGACGGCCGCACCGGCGGACAAGTCGCCGCCTCATGCCGACGCCAGCCCGCCGCCGCGCAAGGGCTCAGCAAACAAGCGCGCAACAAAAAAGCGCCAGTGA